The DNA window GCGACGCCGCCGCGCTCGGCTTCTACAACGACTCGTACTGGTTCGACCAGGCGGCCTGCGCCTCGCCCCGTACGGTGTACTGGGTCGGCGACGCGGCCGCGGCCGAGACGGCCCGCGCGGACCTGATGGCCCGGCTCCGGGCGGTGCTGGACGCCAAGCGGCCCGAGATCGACGCCGCCATGGCGGTCGAGAAGCGGGTCGCCACGTACGGCCTGGCCATCGAGGGAGCGGCCACCGCCATCCACTTCGACGGCAACGACCTGGCGACGGTCGACCTGGCCGAGCCGGGCGGCATCCCGCGTCGCTGGCTCGGCGTCGGGACGTTCCCGCAGGCCCGGGTCGACACGCTCGCGGACCTCGCGCCGGTGGTGGTCCGCCGGGACCAGACCGTGACGCACTTCGGGTTCTCCGCCGACGACCTGGTGGCCTTCGCCCGCACGCTCGGCGGCCGGGGGGTGGACCGGATCGTTCCGGTCGGCGACGCGCTCAACTTCGCCGCCACCTGGGACGGGTACGACCTGATGCGCGAGTTCACCCGGATCACCACCGTGACCACCCGCTGACGGCCGCACGCGGAAGGGGCCCGGTCAAACCGACCGGGCCCCTTCCGCGTTTCCGCTACCCGGCGGCGGGGGACGCCTGGGCTCCGCCCTCCCGGCGCAGTTGCCGCAGCCCCGACAGGGCGGCCAGGCCGGCGGCGGCGACGTCGGCGATCGTGAAGATCAACCGGGACGCCAGCGCGATGCCCATCGCCGCGCCGACGCCGCCGTTGCCCTCCAGGAACGGGGCCAGCGCGGCCACCAGCACGGCCTCCCGTACGCCGAGCCCGGACGGGGAGAGGAAGGCGAACATGCCCACGGTCATCGCGATGGCGAACGAGCCGACGCTGCGCAGCAGGCCCTCCATGCCGGGGGCGGCCTGGGCGTTCGCCAGCAGCCACAGGTGCACGCCGAACAGGCCGTAGCCCAGGGCGCTCCAGCCGACCACCCGCAGCACGCCGGGCCAGGTCAGCCGGTGCTCCAGCGGCGGGCGGCGGAGCACCTTCAGGGTGAGCTGGACGAGCGCCGTGAGCACCCGCGGCAGGGCGCAGACCAGCGCGATCGGGAACAGCACCGCCACGATCCAGAGCGCCACCCGCACCGAGTCGGCGTACGTGGAGTCGTCGCCGGCCGCCGCCTCCCGCAGCGCGGGCAGGCTCAGCAGGCCCAGGCCCAGCGCGGCGGTCACA is part of the Micromonospora olivasterospora genome and encodes:
- a CDS encoding lysylphosphatidylglycerol synthase domain-containing protein, with the protein product MVETATRKTAPAAAPAPTDAPPAPASPLRRWLSLGVRVVVIVAIAAGMVWSVVSQWPQVRSTWLGLAWQSVALSVLAALLGMVANTMAWRAAVGDLEHRVSVTAALRICLVGQLGKYIPGSVWAYVLQVELSRRAGLPRARAFLATLVSLGLGVTAALGLGLLSLPALREAAAGDDSTYADSVRVALWIVAVLFPIALVCALPRVLTALVQLTLKVLRRPPLEHRLTWPGVLRVVGWSALGYGLFGVHLWLLANAQAAPGMEGLLRSVGSFAIAMTVGMFAFLSPSGLGVREAVLVAALAPFLEGNGGVGAAMGIALASRLIFTIADVAAAGLAALSGLRQLRREGGAQASPAAG